The Oreochromis niloticus isolate F11D_XX linkage group LG13, O_niloticus_UMD_NMBU, whole genome shotgun sequence genome has a window encoding:
- the LOC100709032 gene encoding sprouty-related, EVH1 domain-containing protein 2 encodes MIEETHPNDDSYIVRVKAVVMTRDDSSGGWLNQDGGALSRVGVCRLLPTELAPVLGSTSSQFFIRGERMRDKQVILDCPLRKDLVYTIATPTFHHWKVEDRRCGLSFQSPADARAFDRGVRKAIDDLAEGSTTSSTALQNEGELGDDDVFTNTTDSSSNSSQKLETSLQPLESSPLPQRHKCPLGFRHDPYRLSDHYYLDQPLSRIPRHVTFEDEEIVRINPRERSWERPTEHHRGRHSDRSWLTGYEDYRHTTVRDKFINMDDPEPNVHFDKTEAQKHDYTYPLAPALSPSDSDPSLGPLNSKGQNVSYRQQFPSVVSSQPRSLLPSSSSSTNGGKGRKDERMERAQCEHCGEAFYLSSNRRGRCQDAPDPVRTCIRRVSCMWLADTMLYHCMSDPEGDYSDPCSCDGGEGSGGGRLGTRWLALFGLSLVAPCLCLYPPLHACHRVGLACGCCGSRHKALS; translated from the exons TGACAGCTACATCGTACGTGTAAAAGCGGTGGTGATGACGCGGGACGACTCGAGCGGTGGGTGGCTGAATCAGGACGGGGGAGCTCTGAGCAGGGTAGGGGTGTGCCGCCTCCTGCCAACAGAGTTGGCACCTGTGTTGGGCTCCACCAGCTCCCAGTTCTTCATCCGTGGTGAACGAATGCGGGACAAACAg GTGATCCTGGATTGCCCGCTGAGGAAGGATCTAGTGTACACCATAGCGACGCCCACGTTTCACCATTGGAAGGTGGAAGACAGAAGGTGCGGCCTATCCTTCCAGAGTCCAGCTGATGCCAGAGCTTTCGACAGGGGAGTTCGAAAGGCAATTGATGACCTGGCTGAAG GGTCCACGACCTCCTCTACGGCGCTCCAGAATGAGGGGGAGCTGGGTGACGATGACGTCTTTACT AATACCACAGACAGCTCATCCAACTCCTCCCAGAAATTGGAGACCTCTCTGCAGCCGCTCGAGTCCTCGCCCCTTCCCCAGAGACACAAGTGCCCGCTGGGATTTCGCCACGATCCCTATAGGCTCTCAGACCACTACTACTTGGACCAG cCATTGTCTCGGATTCCCCGCCATGTCACCTTCGAGGACGAGGAAATCGTCCGCATCAACCCTCGGGAGCGCAGCTGGGAGCGGCCCACCGAGCATCATCGTGGACGCCACTCAGATCGCTCCTGGCTCACCGGCTACGAGGACTACCGCCACACAACAGTGCGTGACAAATTCATCAACATGGACGACCCTGAGCCCAATGTCCACTTTGACAAGACAGAGGCGCAGAAGCACGACTACACGTACCCGCTGGCACCGGCCCTGTCGCCCTCAGACTCTGATCCCTCCCTTGGACCCTTAAACAGTAAGGGCCAAAACGTCTCGTATCGCCAGCAGTTCCCGTCTGTGGTGTCCAGTCAGCCTCGCTCCCTACTCCCGAGCTCCTCTTCATCCACCAATGGTGGGAAGgggcggaaggatgaaagaatGGAGCGTGCTCAGTGTGAGCACTGCGGTGAGGCTTTTTACCTCTCCAGCAATCGGAGAGGCAGGTGCCAGGATGCTCCAGACCCGGTGCGCACGTGCATCCGACGGGTCAGCTGCATGTGGCTGGCAGACACCATGCTCTACCACTGCATGTCTGACCCAGAGGGGGACTACTCAGACCCCTGCTCCTGTGACGGGGGCGAGGGTAGCGGGGGAGGCCGTCTGGGCACGCGCTGGTTAGCCCTGTTTGGCTTGTCTTTGGTGGCGCCCTGCCTCTGCCTCTACCCACCTCTCCACGCTTGCCACCGGGTAGGGCTTGCATGCGGCTGCTGCGGAAGTCGACACAAGGCCCTGAGCTGA